The Streptomyces sp. NBC_01275 genome has a segment encoding these proteins:
- a CDS encoding response regulator transcription factor: MRHKILVVEDDHALRDVLRRGLGEEGFDTLPAADGATALRLAGDDVAAAVLDVGLPDADGRDVCQAMRANGFLSPVIFLTARHALTDRLSGFSAGGDDYLPKPFHLVELAARLRAALRRTAPPAAARAGDLTLDAARHRLTAQDAEVDLTPTEFRLLAALMAAAGRLVSRRELVRAAWPEGAQVSDNTLDQYLTRLRRKLREAGSEQTIGTARGIGHHLS; this comes from the coding sequence ATGCGCCACAAGATCCTGGTCGTCGAGGACGATCACGCCCTGCGTGACGTGCTGCGGCGGGGCCTGGGCGAGGAGGGCTTCGACACCCTGCCCGCCGCCGACGGCGCCACCGCGCTGCGGCTGGCCGGGGACGACGTCGCCGCGGCCGTCCTCGACGTCGGACTGCCGGACGCGGACGGCCGCGACGTCTGCCAGGCGATGCGGGCCAACGGCTTCCTGTCGCCCGTCATCTTCCTGACCGCCCGGCACGCCCTGACCGACCGGCTGTCCGGCTTCTCGGCCGGCGGCGACGACTATCTGCCCAAGCCGTTCCACCTCGTCGAACTCGCGGCCCGGCTGCGCGCCGCCCTCAGACGCACGGCGCCCCCCGCCGCGGCCCGGGCCGGGGACCTGACGCTGGACGCCGCCCGGCACCGGCTCACCGCCCAGGACGCCGAGGTCGATCTGACGCCGACGGAGTTCCGTCTCCTGGCCGCGCTGATGGCGGCCGCAGGGCGGCTCGTGAGCCGACGTGAACTCGTCCGGGCGGCCTGGCCCGAGGGAGCCCAGGTCAGCGACAACACCCTGGACCAGTACCTGACCCGGTTGCGCCGCAAGCTGCGCGAAGCGGGCAGCGAGCAGACGATCGGCACCGCGCGCGGGATCGGCCACCACCTGTCATGA
- a CDS encoding DinB family protein codes for MNDSTTPGQTVTGERADLLAVLGKHRHFLRFTTRDLTDEQAGQRTTASELCLGGLIKHVTGVERGWADFIVEGPSALGDFDAMTEADFAARVDSFRMLPGETLDGVLKEYDEVARRTDELVATLPSLDADHPLPSAPWFEPGARWSARRVLLHIIAETAQHAGHADIIRESLDGSKTMG; via the coding sequence ATGAACGACTCCACCACCCCCGGCCAGACCGTCACCGGCGAGCGCGCCGACCTGCTGGCGGTGCTGGGCAAGCACCGGCACTTCCTGCGTTTCACCACGCGCGACCTCACCGACGAGCAGGCCGGGCAGCGGACCACCGCGAGCGAGCTGTGTCTCGGGGGCCTGATCAAGCACGTGACCGGGGTGGAACGCGGCTGGGCGGACTTCATCGTCGAGGGGCCCTCGGCCCTGGGCGACTTCGACGCCATGACGGAGGCCGACTTCGCCGCGCGGGTCGACTCGTTCCGGATGCTGCCCGGCGAGACGCTGGACGGAGTGCTGAAGGAGTACGACGAGGTGGCCCGCCGCACGGACGAACTGGTCGCGACCCTGCCCAGCCTGGACGCCGACCACCCGCTGCCGTCGGCGCCGTGGTTCGAGCCGGGCGCGCGCTGGTCGGCCCGCCGTGTGCTGCTGCACATCATCGCCGAGACCGCCCAGCACGCCGGTCACGCCGACATCATCCGGGAGTCCCTGGACGGCTCGAAGACCATGGGCTGA
- a CDS encoding DedA family protein: protein MREVAAMAAAQFAVAQAVDVLDAGSLLSAFGALGVAAVLFAETGLLVGFFLPGDSLLFTAGLLCADRAHGSVHLSLPQVLVAAAAGALVGAQTGFWIGRRGGRALLSRSRSRRLHEGAARAEELLGRYGHARAVVLARFVPVVRTVLNPLAGALDVPVRVFTVWQVAGGLLWTVGLVLGGYALGSSAPDVDRYLLPLVALVVCVSLTPLALELRRAQRRRTAEGKAS from the coding sequence ATGAGAGAGGTCGCAGCCATGGCCGCTGCCCAGTTCGCCGTCGCCCAGGCGGTCGACGTCCTGGACGCCGGATCGCTGCTCTCCGCCTTCGGCGCTCTCGGCGTCGCCGCCGTGCTCTTCGCCGAGACGGGCCTGCTGGTGGGGTTCTTCCTGCCCGGCGACTCCCTGCTGTTCACCGCCGGACTGCTGTGCGCCGACCGGGCCCACGGATCCGTCCACCTGTCGCTCCCGCAGGTCCTGGTCGCCGCCGCCGCGGGCGCGCTCGTCGGGGCGCAGACAGGATTCTGGATCGGCCGACGCGGCGGCCGCGCCCTGCTGTCCCGCAGCCGGTCGAGACGGCTGCACGAGGGGGCCGCCCGCGCCGAGGAACTGCTGGGGCGGTACGGGCACGCCAGGGCGGTGGTGCTCGCCCGCTTCGTGCCCGTCGTGCGTACGGTGCTGAATCCGCTGGCCGGGGCGTTGGACGTGCCGGTGCGCGTCTTCACGGTGTGGCAGGTCGCCGGCGGACTGCTGTGGACGGTCGGTCTGGTGCTGGGCGGGTACGCGCTGGGCTCCTCGGCGCCCGACGTGGACCGGTATCTGCTGCCGCTGGTCGCGCTCGTCGTGTGCGTCTCGCTGACCCCGCTCGCCCTGGAGCTACGGCGGGCACAGCGGCGCCGCACCGCGGAAGGAAAGGCCTCGTGA
- a CDS encoding sodium-dependent transporter gives MHPTSWLRRRLGRAVVLAYAVALLLPGPGLWLRRPHPLPSAQLTLHTAPLLLSLVLFSAGLQVPVRALGRLLRRPKVLLAGLVLHLAIPLAVVPFVAFLLRRTPDSDGGSGLLTAVILIVAMPVAAGATVWTDRGDGDQPTMVGLVLASTLLSPLTTPFLLETLTPLLSGGYAHALADAGRSAHGGFALTAVVLPCAAGLLGALVLPARWLGRLLGAVVPSAMAGSLVLTYVNASGALGSVLARPRPLLIAAALAVAAVVCLLSFALGRLAARVLRLEAGVASSLTLACGMNNSSASAVLITTWMPGRPHLLLPVLAYGLLQKTAAGRVVTGR, from the coding sequence ATGCACCCCACCTCGTGGCTGCGGCGCCGGCTCGGCCGCGCCGTCGTGCTCGCCTACGCCGTCGCGCTGCTCCTGCCCGGGCCCGGCCTGTGGTTACGGCGCCCCCATCCCCTGCCGTCGGCGCAGCTGACGCTGCACACCGCGCCGCTGCTGCTGTCCCTGGTGCTGTTCTCGGCCGGGCTCCAGGTGCCCGTGCGCGCGCTGGGCCGCCTGCTGCGGCGGCCGAAGGTCCTGCTCGCCGGGCTCGTGCTGCATCTGGCGATCCCGCTGGCGGTCGTACCGTTCGTGGCGTTCCTGCTGCGCCGCACCCCGGACAGCGACGGGGGCAGCGGGCTGCTCACCGCGGTGATCCTGATCGTGGCGATGCCCGTCGCCGCGGGCGCCACCGTGTGGACCGACAGGGGGGACGGCGACCAGCCGACGATGGTGGGACTCGTCCTGGCCTCCACTCTCCTCAGCCCGCTCACCACCCCCTTCCTGCTGGAGACGCTGACGCCGCTGCTCAGCGGCGGCTACGCGCACGCCCTCGCCGACGCCGGCCGGTCGGCCCACGGCGGATTCGCCCTCACGGCCGTGGTCCTGCCCTGCGCGGCGGGCCTGCTGGGCGCGCTCGTCCTGCCGGCGCGGTGGCTCGGCCGGCTGCTCGGGGCGGTGGTCCCGTCGGCGATGGCCGGTTCGCTGGTCCTGACCTACGTGAACGCCAGCGGCGCCCTCGGCTCCGTGCTCGCCCGGCCCCGCCCGCTGTTGATCGCGGCCGCGCTGGCGGTGGCCGCCGTGGTCTGTCTGCTCTCCTTCGCGCTGGGCCGGCTCGCCGCCCGCGTCCTGCGTCTGGAGGCGGGCGTGGCCTCGTCGCTGACGCTGGCCTGCGGCATGAACAACAGCAGCGCGAGCGCGGTCCTGATCACCACCTGGATGCCCGGCAGACCTCACCTGCTCCTGCCGGTCCTCGCGTACGGACTGCTGCAGAAGACGGCCGCCGGCCGGGTCGTCACCGGGCGATGA
- a CDS encoding BlaI/MecI/CopY family transcriptional regulator has protein sequence MREGQRDESPEGRTDRRPAGGLEATVLAALWAADAPLTPGAVQLALGDDLARTTVTTILTRLHAKGTVTRARAGRGYAYSPAQDAPGLTARRMHAELDKDEDRGTALARFVSDLSPEDERLLRALLDDGQAAPGGAAP, from the coding sequence ATGCGTGAGGGGCAGAGAGACGAGTCGCCCGAGGGGCGCACGGACCGCCGGCCGGCGGGCGGGCTGGAGGCGACCGTGCTGGCCGCGCTGTGGGCCGCCGACGCCCCGCTGACCCCCGGCGCCGTCCAGCTGGCGCTCGGCGACGACCTGGCCCGCACGACCGTGACGACGATCCTCACGCGCCTGCACGCCAAGGGCACGGTCACCCGGGCCCGCGCCGGCCGCGGCTACGCCTACTCCCCCGCCCAGGACGCCCCCGGCCTCACCGCCCGCCGTATGCACGCCGAGCTCGACAAGGACGAGGACCGCGGCACCGCCCTCGCCCGCTTCGTCTCCGATCTCTCCCCCGAGGACGAACGGCTCCTGCGGGCCCTGCTCGACGACGGCCAGGCGGCGCCCGGAGGCGCTGCCCCGTGA
- a CDS encoding M56 family metallopeptidase — translation MIYAVWVPLLLPLLAPLLAVPVTRRGAEQLAPRAAAWALTALALVLALSSTAALALLALAGALRLPFVARLGHLSPSLLGGGSAASGAVAALAAAVALTVLGGLVLHRGRRHLRELRAARRQAAGSGPAAGDLCVRQDDRPDAYALPGRPGHPGRIVVTTGMLRALTAPEREVLFAHERAHLTGRHHLFLAAGELAGALHPALRGLRTPLAYALERWADESAAEATGDRALTARAIARAALAAHSAPSAPSADSADRDPRRPRMALSATAGAVPRRVTALLGAAAPAGPALRLLPRALACLLLTCAPLSPLAAVDAAADLHGAIEIAQGESPALPAHR, via the coding sequence GTGATCTACGCCGTATGGGTTCCCCTGCTTCTGCCGCTGCTCGCACCGCTGCTCGCCGTCCCGGTCACCCGCCGGGGGGCCGAGCAGTTGGCGCCCCGGGCGGCGGCCTGGGCCCTGACCGCGCTCGCGCTGGTGCTCGCCCTGTCCAGCACGGCCGCGCTGGCGCTGCTCGCGCTGGCCGGCGCGCTGCGGCTGCCCTTCGTCGCGCGGCTCGGGCATCTGTCCCCGTCCCTGCTCGGCGGCGGGTCGGCGGCGAGCGGGGCGGTCGCGGCCCTGGCGGCCGCCGTCGCGCTGACGGTGCTGGGCGGCCTGGTCCTGCACCGCGGCCGACGTCATCTGCGCGAACTGCGGGCCGCCCGACGGCAGGCGGCCGGGAGCGGGCCGGCCGCAGGCGACCTCTGCGTACGCCAGGACGACCGCCCCGACGCCTACGCCCTGCCCGGACGCCCGGGTCACCCCGGCCGCATCGTCGTGACGACCGGCATGCTGCGCGCCCTCACCGCCCCCGAACGCGAGGTGCTCTTCGCCCACGAGCGCGCCCATCTCACCGGCCGGCACCACCTCTTCCTCGCGGCCGGCGAACTCGCCGGCGCCCTCCACCCGGCACTGCGCGGCCTGCGGACCCCCCTCGCCTACGCCCTGGAGCGCTGGGCCGACGAGTCCGCCGCCGAGGCGACCGGCGACCGCGCCCTCACCGCCCGCGCGATCGCCCGCGCGGCCCTGGCCGCCCACTCAGCCCCTTCGGCCCCTTCGGCCGACTCCGCCGACCGCGACCCGCGCCGCCCCCGGATGGCGCTGTCGGCCACCGCCGGAGCCGTACCCCGGCGCGTCACCGCGCTCCTGGGAGCCGCCGCGCCCGCCGGGCCCGCGCTCCGCCTGCTCCCCCGCGCGCTGGCCTGCCTGCTGCTGACCTGCGCGCCCCTGTCGCCGCTCGCCGCCGTCGACGCGGCCGCCGACCTGCACGGCGCGATCGAGATCGCCCAGGGAGAGAGCCCCGCGCTTCCCGCGCACCGGTGA
- a CDS encoding alpha-amylase family glycosyl hydrolase — MTVLHEINTLVWLGELSRRHGRRLTLGEVPGEVWDEVARPGIDAVWLMGVWERSPAGLRIALREESLLRSFREALPDLAEADIAGSPYCVRDYVVDASLGGPQGLAAARAQLAARGLRLILDYVPNHIAPDHPWLTAHPDRLIQGTPADLARASADYIEAAGRIYARGRDPYFPPWPDVVQLNAFSDALRTATVDTLTAIGDQADGVRCDMAMLLMNDVFAKTWGEAAGPSPAEDFWPYVIPRVRARHPDLVLLAEAYWDLEGALQEQGFDHCYDKRLYDRLLHDDADSVRAHLRADLAYQRGLVRFLENHDEPRAAAVLPGGRERAAAVTVATLPGATLWHEGQSEGRRVRLPVFLSRGPDEAPDASLRAFHDRLLPAAAGVRRGEWRQATPVGWPDNDTHRNLLAWTWTDADARHLVVVNYSDHPAQARLPLPWDDLPGREHRLTDVLTDRTYDRDGDELAAPGLFVSLDAWDTHVLRVD, encoded by the coding sequence ATGACGGTCCTCCACGAGATCAACACCCTGGTCTGGCTGGGCGAACTGAGCCGCCGACACGGGCGTCGCCTCACCCTGGGAGAGGTGCCCGGAGAGGTCTGGGACGAGGTCGCACGCCCCGGGATCGACGCCGTCTGGCTGATGGGCGTCTGGGAGCGCAGCCCGGCCGGTCTGCGGATCGCGCTGCGCGAGGAGAGCCTGCTGCGCTCGTTCCGCGAGGCGCTGCCCGACCTCGCCGAGGCGGACATCGCCGGATCCCCCTACTGCGTACGGGACTACGTCGTCGACGCCTCCCTCGGCGGACCGCAGGGACTGGCCGCGGCCCGCGCCCAACTGGCCGCGCGCGGACTGCGGTTGATCCTCGACTACGTCCCCAACCACATCGCCCCCGACCATCCCTGGCTCACCGCGCATCCCGACCGCCTGATCCAGGGCACGCCGGCCGACCTGGCCCGGGCGTCGGCCGACTACATCGAGGCCGCCGGACGGATCTACGCCCGCGGCCGCGACCCGTACTTCCCGCCCTGGCCCGACGTCGTCCAGCTCAACGCCTTCAGCGACGCCCTGCGCACGGCCACTGTGGACACCCTGACGGCCATCGGCGACCAGGCGGACGGCGTGCGCTGCGACATGGCGATGCTGCTGATGAACGACGTGTTCGCCAAGACCTGGGGCGAAGCGGCGGGACCGTCCCCCGCCGAGGACTTCTGGCCGTACGTCATCCCGCGCGTCCGCGCCCGCCACCCGGACCTGGTCCTCCTCGCGGAGGCGTACTGGGACCTCGAAGGGGCCCTCCAGGAGCAGGGCTTCGACCACTGCTACGACAAGCGGCTCTACGACCGGCTCCTGCACGACGACGCCGACTCCGTCCGCGCCCATCTGCGGGCCGACCTCGCCTACCAGCGCGGCCTGGTCCGCTTCCTGGAGAACCACGACGAGCCGCGCGCCGCCGCCGTTCTGCCCGGCGGCCGGGAACGCGCGGCGGCCGTGACGGTGGCGACCCTGCCCGGCGCGACGCTCTGGCACGAGGGCCAGTCCGAGGGCCGCCGGGTGCGCCTGCCGGTGTTCCTCTCCCGCGGGCCGGACGAAGCCCCCGACGCATCCCTGCGCGCCTTCCACGACCGCCTGTTGCCGGCCGCGGCCGGCGTGCGCCGTGGCGAATGGCGGCAGGCGACCCCCGTCGGCTGGCCTGACAACGACACCCACCGCAACCTGCTGGCCTGGACGTGGACGGACGCGGACGCCCGCCATCTGGTCGTCGTCAACTACTCCGACCACCCGGCCCAGGCCCGGCTCCCCCTGCCGTGGGACGACCTCCCGGGCCGTGAGCACCGGCTGACCGACGTGCTCACGGACCGGACGTACGACCGCGACGGCGACGAACTCGCCGCCCCGGGCCTGTTCGTGTCCCTGGACGCCTGGGACACGCACGTCCTCCGAGTCGACTGA
- a CDS encoding HAMP domain-containing sensor histidine kinase: MKGLPFTKGLPVIKRFPRGWAPRPRTLRGRLSLVALTTATLLMVILTVAFNAVVRHHLARQADDELRTRAAAVATTVDTGGPQVRVLETSNDRLLDTNVWIYAGTRLIEQPPPATTTGSLTRVADRLARDGGRRCVTAGAHGPDPVRLCSEPLPVPDARPPATVVTALDLSPYRSSADALLLGSFALDAVMLACTYALTRLAVGRALRPVRTMTDQATQWSAVASEERFGDAGRPVELARLGTSLDALLDRIRAVLRHERQLTGELSHELRTPLSRIIAELDWWRSRPRTAAETDAAHAVIADAAESMRTICDTLLAGARDDGGAAPGTAVVLPVLHCLTGRLDAPAHIAVTVTVEGEGDHEGESEGDGGDRDGDGDWDGDGEAGRLEVGVQGALLERIVSPLLANALRYARSGVTVRASRTPGGVRIDVCDDGPGVPPAFAEQLFQPGRRAEPDDGHGGAGLGLPLARRLARSVGGEVSHDAGHTPGARFRVTLPAG; the protein is encoded by the coding sequence ATGAAGGGCCTCCCGTTCACCAAGGGCCTCCCGGTCATCAAGCGCTTCCCGAGAGGGTGGGCGCCCCGGCCGCGCACCCTGCGCGGGCGGCTGTCCCTGGTCGCCCTCACGACCGCCACCCTGCTGATGGTGATCCTCACCGTCGCCTTCAACGCCGTGGTCCGCCATCACCTCGCCCGACAGGCGGACGACGAACTGCGCACCCGCGCCGCCGCCGTCGCCACCACCGTCGACACCGGCGGTCCCCAGGTGCGCGTGCTGGAGACCTCCAACGACCGGCTGCTGGACACGAACGTGTGGATCTACGCGGGCACTCGACTGATCGAACAGCCGCCGCCCGCCACGACCACCGGCTCCCTCACCCGGGTCGCCGACCGTCTCGCGCGCGACGGGGGCCGGCGGTGCGTCACCGCCGGGGCGCACGGACCCGACCCGGTACGGCTGTGCTCCGAGCCCTTGCCCGTGCCCGACGCGCGCCCTCCGGCGACCGTCGTCACCGCGCTCGACCTGTCCCCCTACCGGAGCTCGGCCGACGCCCTGCTCCTGGGATCCTTCGCCCTGGACGCCGTGATGCTCGCCTGCACCTACGCCCTCACCCGGCTGGCGGTGGGCCGTGCGCTGCGCCCCGTGCGGACCATGACCGACCAGGCCACCCAGTGGAGCGCCGTCGCCTCCGAGGAACGCTTCGGCGACGCGGGGCGCCCCGTCGAACTGGCCCGTCTGGGCACGTCGTTGGACGCCCTGCTGGACCGCATCCGGGCGGTGCTGCGGCACGAACGCCAGCTGACCGGCGAGCTCTCGCACGAGCTGCGCACCCCGCTCAGCCGCATCATCGCCGAGCTGGACTGGTGGCGGTCCCGCCCGCGCACCGCCGCGGAGACGGACGCCGCCCACGCGGTGATCGCCGACGCCGCCGAGTCCATGCGCACCATCTGCGACACCCTCCTGGCCGGCGCCCGGGACGATGGGGGAGCGGCTCCCGGCACGGCCGTCGTACTCCCCGTGCTGCACTGCCTCACCGGACGACTGGACGCCCCCGCGCACATCGCCGTCACGGTCACCGTCGAGGGCGAGGGCGACCACGAGGGGGAGAGCGAGGGCGACGGCGGTGACCGTGACGGGGACGGCGACTGGGACGGCGACGGCGAGGCGGGCCGTCTCGAGGTCGGAGTCCAAGGAGCCCTGCTGGAACGCATCGTCAGCCCGCTCCTCGCCAACGCCCTGCGCTACGCACGTTCAGGCGTCACCGTCCGGGCCTCCCGCACACCCGGCGGCGTACGCATCGACGTCTGCGACGACGGCCCGGGCGTACCGCCCGCCTTCGCCGAGCAGCTCTTCCAGCCCGGCCGCCGCGCCGAGCCCGACGACGGCCACGGCGGGGCGGGCCTCGGGCTGCCCCTGGCCCGCCGCCTGGCCCGCTCGGTCGGGGGCGAGGTGTCCCACGACGCCGGACACACACCCGGCGCACGCTTCCGCGTCACCCTGCCCGCCGGCTGA
- a CDS encoding phosphatase PAP2 family protein: MRGSRRGPLLLAAVCVLLFVALAVVVSVRQGAPLPGDRAALTWSPGHRPPVAEALARGLTATGTGPWPYLIAVMAGVIAGRGTSERSRAVVGALAVLLAGQAIRAGLMELLARARPPRAGWATPASGYAFPSGHTTTAALAAGLLVWAVSRRAEPALALTACTVALCWATAVGLTRVYLGVHWASDVLGGWLLAAAWLGLCAWAVARWLPEEFTRRTTPVARATDPAPEPTEDDAPQDPGRRGRSRPA, from the coding sequence GTGCGGGGGTCTCGGCGGGGGCCTCTTCTCCTCGCCGCGGTCTGCGTCCTGCTGTTCGTCGCCCTCGCGGTCGTCGTGTCCGTACGCCAGGGCGCGCCGCTCCCGGGCGACCGGGCCGCCCTCACCTGGTCGCCCGGGCATCGGCCGCCGGTGGCGGAGGCGTTGGCGCGGGGGCTCACCGCGACCGGGACCGGACCATGGCCGTATCTGATCGCCGTCATGGCCGGCGTGATCGCGGGGCGCGGTACGTCGGAGCGGTCACGGGCCGTCGTCGGCGCGCTGGCCGTCCTGCTGGCCGGGCAGGCGATCCGCGCCGGGCTGATGGAACTGCTCGCCCGGGCCCGCCCGCCCCGCGCCGGCTGGGCCACGCCCGCCTCGGGCTACGCCTTCCCCTCCGGCCACACCACCACCGCGGCGCTGGCCGCCGGGCTGCTGGTCTGGGCGGTGAGCCGCCGCGCCGAACCGGCCCTCGCGCTGACCGCCTGCACGGTCGCGCTGTGCTGGGCGACCGCGGTGGGGCTGACCCGTGTGTATCTCGGCGTGCACTGGGCCTCCGACGTCCTCGGCGGCTGGCTGCTCGCCGCCGCCTGGCTGGGACTGTGCGCCTGGGCCGTGGCCCGTTGGCTGCCCGAGGAGTTCACCCGGCGTACGACCCCCGTGGCCCGGGCCACGGATCCGGCACCAGAACCGACGGAGGACGATGCGCCACAAGATCCTGGTCGTCGAGGACGATCACGCCCTGCGTGA
- a CDS encoding glucosidase, giving the protein MTDDGGAPDPERRRLAEADAGTAPWRRWGPYLSERQWGTVREDYSADGDAWSYFTHDQARSRAYRWGEDGIAGVSDDKQRLCFALALWNGRDPILKERMFGLTNAEGNHGEDVKEYYFHLDNTPTHSYMKYLYKYPQGEFPYGDLVDVNRARGRRDAEYELLDTGVFDEDRYFDVVVEYAKAGPEDLLVEITAHNRGPDEAALHLLPTLWFRHTWSWAGGSAVPALRATDGAIRADHEELGPRWLHHEGGPEAALFTDNETDDERIFGTPNTTPYVKNGIDRRVVHGETDAVNPLRTGTKAAVHHVLTVPGGASATVRLRLTDAELPDPWRDFGQVMDVRRTEADAFYDGLTPDGMDEERRRLVRQALAGMLWSKQYYYLDVERWLAEHGVDPLAADPRLRNSGWYHMVNDEIMSMPDTWEYPWFAAWDLAFHTLPLAMVDIAFAKGQLELLLRRLYLHPNGQIPAYEWNFGDVNPPVHAWAVLFVYELEKHRTGRGDRAFLENAFQKLTKNFTWWLNRKDVDGNNVFQGGFLGLDNIGVFDRSAPLPTGGHLDQADGTAWMALYCQNLLDIAIELAVDNPVYVEQAQMLFEHFAWIAVAMNRIGKDNASLWDEEDGFFYDVLRLPDGSATPLKVRSLVGLIPLAATSIIGGRADRIFPELVEGAREFIRRHPAVEAFVSQHVTTDPGADGRFLFALFGEDRLRRILARMLDEDEFLGPHGIRSLSRHHAEHPYAFEVYGETYGVGYLPAESDSGMFGGNSNWRGPVWFPINILLIRALLNLHGYHGPDFTVECPTGSGRRLNLYEVAREISDRLTAAFLPDADGHRPAHGDQPQFAKDPHWKDLILFYEYFHGDSGAGLGASHQTGWTGLVAASATLFHTISADAWRSGSGRDSLRPVDGPDRPGGSDGSLGEREEPLS; this is encoded by the coding sequence ATGACGGACGACGGTGGCGCACCGGACCCCGAGCGGCGGCGGCTGGCGGAGGCCGACGCGGGCACCGCGCCCTGGCGGCGCTGGGGACCGTACCTCAGCGAGCGGCAGTGGGGGACGGTCCGGGAGGACTACAGCGCCGACGGCGACGCCTGGTCGTACTTCACCCACGACCAGGCCCGCTCCCGGGCCTACCGCTGGGGCGAGGACGGCATCGCCGGCGTCAGCGACGACAAGCAGCGGCTGTGCTTCGCCCTCGCCCTGTGGAACGGCCGCGACCCGATCCTCAAGGAACGGATGTTCGGGCTGACCAACGCGGAGGGCAACCACGGCGAGGACGTCAAGGAGTACTACTTCCACCTCGACAACACGCCCACCCACTCGTACATGAAGTACCTGTACAAGTACCCGCAGGGGGAGTTCCCCTACGGAGACCTCGTCGACGTCAACCGGGCCCGCGGCCGCCGCGACGCCGAGTACGAGCTGCTCGACACCGGCGTCTTCGACGAGGACCGCTACTTCGACGTCGTCGTCGAGTACGCCAAGGCCGGCCCCGAGGACCTGCTGGTCGAGATCACCGCGCACAACCGCGGCCCCGACGAGGCGGCCCTGCATCTCCTGCCGACGCTGTGGTTCCGTCACACCTGGTCCTGGGCGGGCGGCTCCGCGGTCCCGGCGCTGCGGGCGACGGACGGGGCGATCCGCGCCGACCACGAGGAACTCGGCCCGCGCTGGCTGCACCACGAGGGCGGGCCCGAGGCCGCGCTCTTCACCGACAACGAGACCGACGACGAGCGGATCTTCGGCACCCCCAACACCACCCCGTACGTCAAGAACGGCATCGACCGCCGCGTCGTCCATGGCGAGACGGACGCCGTCAACCCGCTGCGCACCGGAACCAAGGCGGCCGTCCACCACGTCCTGACGGTCCCCGGCGGCGCGAGCGCCACCGTCCGCCTGCGCCTCACCGACGCCGAACTCCCCGACCCCTGGCGGGACTTCGGCCAGGTCATGGACGTGCGCCGCACCGAGGCCGACGCCTTCTACGACGGTCTCACCCCGGACGGCATGGACGAGGAGCGACGGCGCCTGGTGCGCCAGGCGCTGGCCGGGATGCTGTGGAGCAAGCAGTACTACTACCTGGACGTGGAGCGCTGGCTCGCCGAACACGGCGTCGACCCGCTTGCCGCCGACCCGCGCCTGCGCAACAGCGGCTGGTACCACATGGTCAACGACGAGATCATGTCGATGCCGGACACCTGGGAGTACCCCTGGTTCGCCGCCTGGGACCTCGCCTTCCACACCCTCCCCCTGGCCATGGTCGACATCGCCTTCGCCAAGGGCCAGTTGGAGCTGCTGCTGCGCCGCCTCTATCTGCACCCCAACGGCCAGATCCCGGCCTACGAATGGAACTTCGGCGACGTCAACCCGCCCGTGCACGCCTGGGCGGTCCTCTTCGTCTACGAACTGGAGAAGCACCGCACCGGCCGCGGCGACCGCGCCTTCCTGGAGAACGCCTTCCAGAAGCTGACGAAGAACTTCACCTGGTGGCTCAACCGCAAGGACGTCGACGGCAACAACGTGTTCCAGGGCGGTTTCCTCGGCCTCGACAACATCGGCGTCTTCGACCGCAGTGCCCCCCTGCCCACCGGCGGTCACCTCGACCAGGCCGACGGCACCGCCTGGATGGCGCTGTACTGCCAGAACCTCCTCGACATCGCCATCGAACTCGCCGTCGACAACCCGGTCTACGTCGAGCAGGCCCAGATGCTCTTCGAGCACTTCGCGTGGATCGCCGTCGCCATGAACCGCATCGGCAAGGACAACGCCAGCCTGTGGGACGAGGAGGACGGCTTCTTCTACGACGTCCTGCGCCTCCCCGACGGCAGCGCGACCCCGTTGAAGGTGCGCTCCCTCGTCGGACTCATTCCGCTCGCCGCGACCAGCATCATCGGCGGCCGGGCGGACCGTATCTTCCCCGAACTGGTCGAGGGAGCAAGGGAGTTCATCAGGCGTCACCCGGCCGTCGAGGCGTTCGTCTCGCAGCACGTGACCACGGACCCAGGCGCCGACGGCCGCTTTCTCTTCGCCCTCTTCGGCGAGGACCGGCTGCGCCGCATCCTGGCCCGCATGCTCGACGAGGACGAGTTCCTCGGCCCGCACGGCATCCGCTCCCTCTCCCGCCACCACGCCGAACACCCCTACGCCTTCGAGGTGTACGGCGAGACGTACGGCGTCGGCTATCTGCCCGCCGAGTCCGACTCGGGCATGTTCGGCGGCAACTCCAACTGGCGCGGCCCGGTCTGGTTCCCCATCAACATCCTGCTGATCCGGGCCCTGTTGAACCTGCACGGCTACCACGGCCCCGACTTCACCGTGGAGTGCCCCACCGGCTCCGGACGCCGTCTGAACCTCTACGAGGTCGCCCGTGAGATCTCCGACCGGCTCACCGCCGCCTTCCTGCCCGACGCCGACGGGCACCGCCCGGCACACGGCGACCAGCCCCAGTTCGCCAAGGACCCGCACTGGAAGGACCTGATCCTCTTCTACGAGTACTTCCACGGCGACAGTGGCGCGGGGCTCGGCGCCTCCCACCAGACCGGCTGGACCGGGCTGGTGGCGGCCTCCGCGACGCTGTTCCACACCATCAGCGCCGACGCCTGGCGCAGCGGCTCCGGCCGGGACTCCCTGCGGCCCGTCGACGGCCCCGACCGACCCGGCGGCTCCGACGGCTCTCTGGGCGAGCGTGAGGAGCCCCTGTCATGA